A part of Bacillota bacterium genomic DNA contains:
- a CDS encoding ATP-binding protein, with protein GQRASALVLFILSQNDNDVVIIDQPEDDLDNQVVYTEFIKKLRGKKYDTQFIFATHNANIPVLGDAERIVAAESSDGIMHISSGTIDSEETHQQIVDIMEGGYEAFKRRNVIYSTWEKNQ; from the coding sequence GGACAACGCGCCTCCGCCCTCGTTTTGTTTATTCTCTCGCAAAATGATAATGATGTAGTTATTATCGACCAACCAGAAGATGACCTCGATAATCAAGTGGTTTACACAGAATTTATTAAAAAGCTTAGGGGAAAGAAATATGATACACAATTCATTTTTGCAACACATAATGCTAACATTCCTGTATTAGGAGATGCGGAAAGAATAGTAGCTGCAGAAAGTAGCGATGGGATTATGCACATTTCTTCTGGAACAATAGACTCTGAAGAAACACACCAGCAAATCGTTGACATTATGGAAGGAGGATATGAAGCCTTCAAACGACGTAA